The following nucleotide sequence is from Drosophila simulans strain w501 chromosome 3L, Prin_Dsim_3.1, whole genome shotgun sequence.
taatgcCATTGACATGCCATCAATATTCATAGGTAAGGCTAAAGAATTCTTACAAAAATATCAAGTGCATTCAGCCGACATATTGACAATGTTCctgcatttattttcgttcACTAAATGCTTCCGTGTGGTCGCTGCTcgattgaattaaaattcattaatttcccATATTAAAAtggcattaattaaataccaAAACGAACGACTGGTGAGTTGTGGCATTTATATGTTAATAGTCATTCGATGAGGAGTAATAAATGCAAGTCACCCGAACAACAAAACCTTCACGTAAATCACCATTGTTGCATGCTTAATTTAATCAGCAATTCAATCGCAATCAATCttgtatgaaaataaaaatcccttacataaagtgaaaaataaacgTATTTCTTGTATTTCCAGGGCCCGAATTGtgcttattaaattttgaaagtaGCGAAACATTTTCTAATATTTGCCCAATCCTCATTTAACCTCgttcaaaaaacaaactagCAGCTTGGTAAGACCCGCTTTGCATGTCTCCGCAACATTTAGCATACCCGAGCAtataattacacacacacacacactcggatACGAAAACACAATATGTCGCTGCAACTCTGCGCACTTCCGCTTAAAACCTTTTACTTCCGGCTGACAGGACTCGAAAAAACGTACACAACTAGCCCGAAATAGCCAAACTTTATCCGTACATTGCATGTGCcacgcaaatgcaaattttatataCCCACTTGCAATCCTCTTTTTGCCAAGGCTCTTCtcgatttaaattttgttaatattaaatgccGTGAAAGTGTGCCACACAGATACTAAAGCCGACTGCCTCGGTTGCGGATCGTGGCATCAGTGGGGCATTATCGTCGTGTAAGTTATGGCGTcaaaaagcaatcaatttttaattttgcgtttaattaaaaatgcagccggggcgcaattaaaattatacccTGCATTAAACATACGCCGTAGTCCGGAGACACGATAAAGGCTCGATTTGGGTGTTGGCCAACTCGAAAGTTAGTCGGCGCTTAAATGACAGTAACCAAATTCTGGTTTTGTTGCAATCAATCATGGCCGGGTCGGTGGGTTGGTGGGTTGGCGGGTCGGTGGGTTTGTGGCTCGGTAGATTGGTGGGTCGATGTTTCATTGGTGCTCGCTCAGCATCATCGGTAATTGGAAATAGGTGGCATCGTCATCGTGATTGCGCGGTCATCGTATCCGCAGCAGCATAGACACGACTTGACACTCACTACTGATACAGCACTTTTTATATTGCGGTCAAAATAATATCAGTATCACCAGTAaatgtttactttaaaattttaaatatgtacatcaatatttaatttagccTCTAATATTCATACTATATTCgaattaacatttttcattttgtggtTCTACCCATTTTTTACCCAAAGgaattgtgttttttcttgGCAAAAATGTCTAGGCGACACTATTTTTGTGAGCTTAGCTGTACGTATCTACATTTATCAGACTCATACAAGCAAATGTTGCAACTGCGTCGCGGTTGCGGCCCTAAAAGTTCGCTGCGGACATGGGTCGTTCATTTCAATGGGTTTATTAGCATGCCTCtgtggcgtatgagtgatatttcAATAATGAGCATTCAATAAATTGACAATAATTATCGCCGGACATCATATGACCAATTTGTGTCGCTTCCGAACAACCGACAATTGCAGCATGGTATATTCGATAAACAGTAGACATCACTTATATACAAAAGCAATTGGCTTTCATATAAAGAGCATGCACTAAGGTAATTATAACACAGCGCGCtggaattaaaaattttaatttttttaagaaaTTTTACAACTACACATTTCGAGTGGTAAAACAAACACGCTTCTGGAAATGTACAATTAAATCAGTTGAAGTAGTTTCTACTGTATCGACAAAATCGACAACTTTTTGAACCTGATTACCATGTCAAGATAGATTGACAAGCATTATTCAATCGATGGGAAAGTCCTACGATGACAGCCGCTTGCATTTGCGTTTAGCCAGCAGATCAAAGGTGTTGACCCAGCCTTTTGTCAAATCGCTTTCCATTAATTTTGTCGGCAGGCTGGCTTTGAAAAAATTTGATTACCCAAAGCTGTGGGCACGTCTGTTGGCTAGAAATTACACggacatgaaatttaatcaTTCTAATTTGTGGAATTTATGAAGTTTATTGCTCTCGCTTAATAGACGCAAATGCTAACAGATTTTTTGGGAAGCAAGTGCTGGCGTTATTTCAAGTTGGCCGGCACAAAAAAGAATACCATACCATTACCCCACTTTTATAGGACAACGCAGACTTTCTAATGCTCTTTAAGCTACATTTAAACCAATATTGATTATTCCAgttcaataaaattaaaagaagataaattcaagttttcaaaatgtatttttatttatatttcatgtTTAGacattaaactttaaatgaagAGCATATTGTATTCCATTACAttgtattttagttttttcgttGGGGGGAAACCCACCAACATTATTTCCTCTCCGTCGCATTTTTTGACGTTTTCCGCAGTCGTGGTTTTTCCTCTTTGACTTgctttagcttttgttttccagcACATGGAGCTTAGGCTGGGTCCCGACTACGTGCGGAAATGTGTCTAAATTGTGTGTAAAAATTTCACCATCccgtttttattacatttttgcgCCCCACAGCCGCAAGTTGGGGTGACACCATATGGCCTAAACAGATAAGGCTAAGTAATTGATGGACAACGGACTAGCTTTTGTAAGTGGTTCACTTAGCAGGGgcatattgaaaataaatttatcgttaaagaatttaaaatgaaagagGTCTTAAAGCTGTAGTTATACGAATCACAGACTTTTTCTTTGATTGCCAAAAAAGTTCTAACATTTAACACAATGTGTCTAAAGATACCCGCCTTTAAAATGTAACGAAGCATTTCCCCCAAAATTGCCCCAAGACAAGATTGTTACCATGTAGTCTATAACTTTTAAACGGTTTCAAACCAAAGCCAATTATGTCCTACCTTTCTCTCGACCACAATATAGCTTCACCCTCCACCAATATCacataacattttcaattaccaTTTTGGGTGAATCGGCCAAGACCTCGCCCCGTCTTTCCCCCAAAATGGGACCAAGTTTAGCTACGAAATTGAGACATGTTGTTTGAGTACATTTTGTGGTTTGGTCTCTGGCGGCAGCAGGGCTCTGGGAATTTTCGTGTTTTGTGtatgcaattttaaatgcacatcgcagctcagctcagcccagtttggtttgttttggttcACCCGACCAATTCCCAAGACCCATGTTGCTGTAACGAGCCGCCTTTGTTTGCTAAAAACTTATCAAGGCTATGGTCAGGACTTGGAGCCCAGGGCAAGCACGAAGCAAATGCCTGCAATGATGATCCTGCAGTTGAATCCTGTGGTGGAGCCACCACTCCCCTTGGTCTAGTCAATTTTTATACAGACTGTCGATTCTGTGTGTGCGGATGACTCCCTCTGGACAGAAATCTCTATTCCTTTGGCCATTGTCATGGGCACTGGGTCGTGTGTCACTTCCACATGATTGGGCAATTCACAATCTTTTTCATATGGCCACCCCTGCTGTTGTCTAAGCTGATGACTCAATTAACTGGCAAACGTGCTTTTGTAAGCTGTCAGCTGGAAAGGCTTAGCAAAACTAAAGATGACCGATTACAATTAGCCCATATAATCGCTGGAATGAGCAAAAATGCTGATAGCCTGGGATTAGGGTTTTAGTTTCTAAGAAATAAATTGGCTAgtcaacaaaaatttaatctgttcttttaaaaattaagaCTCCTACTGGTAAATTTGAAAACCAACACTTTAGGCTATATAGGAAAATCCGCTCCTGGAAAGTCATGCCTTTACTAAAagaaaagtattaaataactaataacTTCATTTTGAAGTCtgttaaaatgttataaaacaAACTTATAATCACACCATGTTATTTTTCCGTCAAaacgaaatattaaattttcacgACTGTAAAAAGCACGAATTTCACCGCttcgcattttaaatattaaaactttaatCGAGAGAAGCGCTGgcattaaatggaacgtgGAAAATCCATGGCCAGCAAAAAGCTGTCATCGAAAGCAGGACAATAAATATGCTCTGCTCATGATTAATGATTTGCACGCGCAAAGCGAACTAACcgaaaaaacagcaaaattcTTGGCCAACTTGAGGGCCAGGACCAAAAAAACAGGCAACAGCGACTGGGCGGGCTTTcggtttgtttggctttgcgAGCAGCGTAGCGTGTATTAAgggaattaaaatgttattatatAAAACAAGGACAAGGGTCCGAGCAAGCTGAAGAATGAGAAGTTGGTGTGCAAAATGCGATGGTAACGCTGTTGCCACTGATCCAGGATAACGACGTGATAATCACACTCATCACAGCCACTCAGAGCCGGCGTATGACTGAAGAAACCGCCAGGTGACTTGTACATAATTCCAGCAATTTTTGCAAAGAACTTAATTTTACGCTCCTGCATTTCCCAAATGAAAATCTGGACACATCCCCCGAAAATCCACGACCCTGACAACCTTTGTCTGGCTTTAATAAGTTTGCTTAGTTCCAGCCAGAAAAGCACTGAAGCGGGCACTCAGTTGGCTTCCTTCAAATATCCTTCCATATCCGTGCAACCCGAGTTTTTTGTCTTTCATGTCGTCTTAAATGGCGTTGTTCAGGggcttcttttgttttgcattccTGTGCAGTGAGTGTGAAAAAGTTAATGGGTCAACTATGTGGGTTCTCCCCcaaattttaagaatttctAATTAGCTCTAGGCAaagcattttttaaatactatttCATCCATGAATCTAACAGATATAATAgcagttttatttaaacataaaaattcgaaaaattgtATTCGGAATTATGTCATTTTCATTAAGTAAAATAACACATTAGAATGTATGatttactaaatattttaataaacaactTTTCAGAGCTGATATTGAtgcttttttttagttttctaatataaatttttgatCTACAAACTAAGTTCAACACTACGACATgcacatttatattattttgagaGCTTAACGCTTGCAGGTTACATTTTGCTCCTTTTATTTCAGGGACCGCACACAGGTAAACATTTGATATGAAAACTTCAATGTCTGAAAGCCAAAAcatgaattaaaattaaataatctaAGCCGTGTAAGTAAGAAAAAACTCACTGCCATATATGTAGTAATGGATACAGGCGCCAGCTTGTATGTTCTCCACATATAAGGTTTCGTAGCCCGCATCATCAGGATGAGGAGCATCCTTCGATAAGCAAGATCGCCCTCATACCAATTGTTATAAAAGGCCGCTGGCAATACTTTGCCACTCTGAAAAGAGAAGCTATATCAGGGCACCAATATGATAAAAATACGCATTCTTAACAGAAAAAGATGATCAATATACATTTActatttaatcatttttaacCAAAAACTTATGTACACCTCGCAATAACTTATGTACAGGCTATCAAAAACTTACCGTTAAAATCAAGTGCGTACCACTGCGGCACattgaaaaattatatgtGATGAATAGCAAAAGTCCGAGTAAATGTTTTAGAGAGGTGCCAAAGTCGAACATGGTCatggaaaatgccaaaaagcaagTGGATATCATGGACACCGACAGACTTATGAGAAACGTTAAGTTAAAAGATCGATTAACTCTGTCGGCCAGATTAAGCAATTTTGTGTGATATACTATCAGATACTTCAATTGGTCCTTAGCATGGGGATTGCGGGCGTCGATGGTCTCCAGCTGCCTGGCCAAACCATCGAAGTGAATTTCTAGCTGGATACCAAAAAAGTTGATCAGAAACTGGATAAACATGTTGACGCACATATTGGTTTGGCACGAAAAGATTTGACAGACGACCGCTGCAAAAAATCCAGGAATTGATCCCTGAACCCGCCAGGGATACCAGGTACTACTCTGAATCCTATAGCCCAACTGCTGTGAGTTCGACAAATGTTCCCGAATCATTAGAAGAATTGGTAGTGAGTTGTAGTAGGCAATGGCAGAGGTATGGAAAATAAGCGTATTTCTTAAATGACGCGTATACTCCTCTTGATAGTGCTGTGTGCGATACGCCCTGTGCTTGGTTAGTTGAAATACTTCCTCAAATTCATTTAGTAGGTTCTCAAAATGGGTCTTAAGGCTCAGCATCTTCCACAAGTTGAGGGTGCCCACAATGGTGAATCCAAGCATGCTGGCCACAGATGCCAATTCAGCTAAATACCCAATTGGATCCTCTGTTCTTCCATCAACGAAATATCCGTACATGACGCAGCCAATATTgtgataaatcaaatttattgctCCAAGCCAGAAGATAATGCGTTTTGCCAAGTTGCGTTTGACTTCCAAGGATCGTCTGCCATTCCACGTGTATCTGGGAAGTTGGGCCGCTTGACACACGAGGTCCTGGTACCGCATAAAGTCCTCCAACTGCATCTGGTCCTGAATTATTACTGGATTATGGCACCGTAATTCCAGAAGTATTAATGTAATTGGTGGGACGATTCGTGGTGAGAACTGCCAACTGGTGCAGCTGGTTACTAACGAATTTTTGAAAGTCTttggttttaaaattcataatgGGAAGCACTTGGTCGGGGCAATTTAGGAACAAATTATTGGAATATTTAAGCATCAATTAGATCTTTAAAGGTTATAGAAGGAGACAAGATTTTCCGAAGCCCTCCTTTttgttaaagaaaaatataatttaaatgaatagaAAGATCGCTTTAGTCGAATCCTAACTATCACATCTACctcttttaaaatataatatggtactttactttttacttttaaaacttACCGCTAATGTGAACTCAGTGCCCAAGAAGCAGATGACAAAATTGTATACGATAAAGGCAATAAGACCATTTATGCACTTAATTGCAGATTGCAAATCGAGAAGCACAATAGCTACACTTGTCATGCAAAGTGCAGTTGTGGAAAAGAACAAGCCGCCAAGGAAAGAAAAGTtcattatttcattaaaatcatTGGCTATTTGTATAACATGACTATGGTATGCGATAAGCCTTCTCAATTCCTGATTAGCGCCAGGATGACGAGAGTCCAGCTTGAGTAATTGATTGGATATAGCGTCGAAGTGCAACTTCAATTGATAGGTGATAATGCTGATGATATTGTGAGTGCCCAAGGAAAAGGCAACGCCCTCAATAGAGGCGATAAGTGTGGCAAAGTGACCAACACCGTATCCGATTGCTGAACCATAGACATTCCAAGGATACCAAGTATTAATCTGGGTCTTATATCTCATTTCCATACCATCCATTTGATATTCGTACATCATAACCACTAGAGGAGCAATGTTGTAATACATGGTGAACATCCAAAAGTATATAAACTCGAATTTCATCAaaccatttgccatttgaaaATAGTACTGCTGGCGGTAATTTCTATCTCTGGGTCTTGGATATAGTTCCCTTAGGTCC
It contains:
- the LOC6737891 gene encoding putative odorant receptor 69a isoform X2, which gives rise to MIPRFKWSQRSAEEDLYPTFRRAFFLLGSFCLAYQCIGVIIDWSIYGRKAADTQSFVAEISEATGALMLVAVGFFNICVLSNRRPEIEILLTDLRELYPRPRDRNYRQQYYFQMANGLMKFEFIYFWMFTMYYNIAPLVVMMYEYQMDGMEMRYKTQINTWYPWNVYGSAIGYGVGHFATLIASIEGVAFSLGTHNIISIITYQLKLHFDAISNQLLKLDSRHPGANQELRRLIAYHSHVIQIANDFNEIMNFSFLGGLFFSTTALCMTSVAIVLLDLQSAIKCINGLIAFIVYNFVICFLGTEFTLASGKVLPAAFYNNWYEGDLAYRRMLLILMMRATKPYMWRTYKLAPVSITTYMATLKFSYQMFTCVRSLK
- the LOC6737891 gene encoding putative odorant receptor 69a isoform X3 is translated as MQLHDHMKYIDFGCWMACIPRYQWKGRPTERQLYASEQWIVFLLGSICQIYQIAGVLIYWYCNGRLATDTGTFVAQLSEMCSSFCLTFVGFCNVYAISINRNQIETLLEELHQIYPRCTKSHYRCQHYFDMAMRIMRIEFLFYMVFYVYYNSAPVLLLLWEHLHEGYDLSFKTQTNTWFPWKVQGSALGFGMAVLSITVGSFVGVGFSIVTQNLVCLLSFQLKLHYDGISSQLESLDCRRPGAHKKLRILIAYHCRILQLGDQVNDILNFVFGSSLVGATIAICMSSVSILLLDFASAFKYVSSLVAFVLYNFVICYMGTEVTLAMQLEDFMRYQDLVCQAAQLPRYTWNGRRSLEVKRNLAKRIIFWLGAINLIYHNIGCVMYGYFVDGRTEDPIGYLAELASVASMLGFTIVGTLNLWKMLSLKTHFENLLNEFEEVFQLTKHRAYRTQHYQEEYTRHLRNTLIFHTSAIAYYNSLPILLMIREHLSNSQQLGYRIQSSTWYPWRVQGSIPGFFAAVVCQIFSCQTNMCVNMFIQFLINFFGIQLEIHFDGLARQLETIDARNPHAKDQLKYLIVYHTKLLNLADRVNRSFNLTFLISLSVSMISTCFLAFSMTMFDFGTSLKHLLGLLLFITYNFSMCRSGTHLILTSGKVLPAAFYNNWYEGDLAYRRMLLILMMRATKPYMWRTYKLAPVSITTYMATLKFSYQMFTCVRSLK